DNA from Lonchura striata isolate bLonStr1 chromosome 5, bLonStr1.mat, whole genome shotgun sequence:
aaaaaagtaCATCATTTAACACTAAAAGGCAGTAAAATCCCTTGTGTCTGTTGTCAGTATGTACATTTGTAGGGCAGTGAGCCTGACTTTCTTCTCTGCAGACAGTGTTTGTGCACCTGCAAATGTAAGGGGGTCCAGAGCCTGAAGGcaattaaaataacattacTGATCTTACCCTGTGTGAGCGAGCAGAGAAGGTTGTCCTCACTTTTCTGAAGTGTTTTGAAGTGTTTCTTCTTGCTGGCTGCACTGCTCTGTCCAACAGCACCAGAATGTTCTCTGTTGGGCCAAGGAGTGATCAAGGTACCTCTTGAGACACAGGAATGTGGCTAAAAGCCTATATTGCCTTTCTTGGAACAAAACAAGCAAAGTTTGTATATCAATGGCCTGGACAAACAAACCATACAGAAGATAAACATAATCCTATTATATTTGCATTAAAACCCCACAAATGTCCTATAGCAATACTGTTATTTAGCAATTTATATGGTTGATATAAGACTAAATTGTGGATAGACTCCAAATAACAGGAAGTGATAGGCTGGTATTGTATAAAAACACACAGGGAAGCTATTCTACAGCCATGCAGCtgcaatgaagaaaaaagattgTGTGTGGTAAGATTCCCAAGAGAAAATTATCACAATATCATTGATGTACTTGCATAGGTCTTACAAACATCAGTGGATGCAATTAACACCTGAAGAGCCTATTTATAAAAACTTAAAATCCACTAACATCGGATACTCATTCCTATTTAACAATTTGGAACTAATCCTAACTGCTGCCTAAATTTTTTAGACTTTTCCTTCATGATGTCATAGCCCAAAAGAGAAgttgaaaaaaaggaaagtaaaaggaaaaaagggtggTACAGTGATATACAAGAAAAGTTCTCACCAGCTAAaccaattttttctttattccttcaGTTCCCTCCTTCACACTCTGCTTGCTTAATGTCTAGCACTAAAGATCTTGTTAAATCTGTGATCACTAACAAAAAAAAGCCTCCCCCTGTGGACCTCGAGGGGATTGAAGTAGATGACAGACAGCAGGTGACAGAACCCCTCAGCTCAAACACCAGGACCACATATACTCAAAATGTACCTTTGGGTCTCAGTTTGCCAACCACAGAACAAGGTCTGACCCTACATTTTAATGGGTGAGGAGGCAGTCAGTGAAAAATCCTGTTTACTGTAGCCAGGTGACCTTCAAAAATCAATATATAACACCACCAGAAGGGGAAAGGGCTCACTCCCTGTTCTCTGAGACAGCTATACCTCTTCATGCACATCACTCAAGAATCCCACAACACAACTTTGAATTACTTCATTGCAGAGAATAGTCTAAGAACAAAGCCAGGAAGGAACTGTGCAAGGTTCCTCTATTAAATATGCTCAGGTGATTTCCTAATGCGGGTGCCCTGAAGAGAGCAGCACCTTGTGCCATTTACCTCCTAAATCCAGCTGATCATGAACAGTTCTTAGCAAGAACTTTAATCTATCCACGTGTGGAAAGCCTTCCAGTAAGATCTCCTCACCATGCTAGGAAAGCAGAGAATATAATTTTCTCCCTCCTGTTGGCAAAGAAGTCTGGAACTTAGCCTGTAACTAAGAATAAAACATCTCCCCAGGTCGCCCTGGGATACCCTTTATAAATaatgctgccagcagcaccccatGCATATTTCAGTAACTACATGATCCTGCAATAGAACAACACTTAGATGATCTTCCCTTTTAAAAGCAACCACAAAACTTGTTACCTGCTTGTGAAAGTGTTTTAGTCCAATAATCAAAGTATTTTAATGCAGATAGAAAAGAGCATTACATTGTTCCAGCATAGTCTCAGACCATTTGTTATGAAACAAAACTTACAGGCCCCACAAGACAGATGGATTTGATGCTGTCTGTCCCCTGGACATTTAGGTTGAGAACTTCTAGTTTATGGTTAATATTTACTCTATAATGGTAAGTGATTAAGAAATAAACTTtatcattttttttaatctgctccCCCTCCAAGTATATAAAGCCTTTAATAATCATGCTGAAATTTAGACATTTAAGACCCAACTTGGCTTGTTTAATAAACAAGACATAAACCACAACATTCCAGTCTAGGTCCAGAAAGAACCCTTGAATTTTGGATaatcaaacagaaaataatgttttttgcATTATAATAACTAGACACCATTAACAAGCAAAGAATTTAATCCAAAAGGGTGAAGGATCTCAGGGACTCCTTCTATGCCAGTGGCATACAGAACCTTGTTGCTGGTATATTTTTGGCTGGTGGCACTGAGCCAAATGCTCATTCCATTTCCTCTACCCATCCGTAAAACTATGAAGTTCTCTATCAGAAACAGGTCTGGGAATTAACTCCACCTACTCAACACCTGGACTGAGAAAAGCCTCACAGCAAGGTAGTGTTAGTGAAATCCCACCAATTCACTCTTACGTCTTTGTTTCCAACCTTTTAGAAGGACACATCAAGTTTATGCTTCCATGCAGTCCACGGCAAACACTAAAGGAAAATGCCAGAGAGTAAGGCAGATAATTTACACACTCAAAAAGAGTCACTAGGACAACCAAAGAGCCTGaaaattgctttatttgttTGTAAGGTTTGTGCGTTACAGCAAGCCTAATTTTAGCTACCATGGACAAAAGTTCTGGAAGAACATTTCATGTTGACCATTGAGAGATATAGTGAGTAGAGCCCCCATCTGCAAACAACATGCTGTTTTTCTATGGCTGGAACCTAACATTCACAGGTTACAGATCCTTGATATCCTTCTGGACATTCCACAGTGTTTCTGCACTCTTCCTCAGCTGGGTCACCTCTTCGTCCTTCAGCTTTTGGTTGATGACACTCGTCAGGCCAGAGGCACACAGGACAGAAGGAAGGCTCAAGAAGACTTCATTCTCAATGCCATACATGCCCTGTCACAAAAGAGATCAGACAGGCCTGTCAGCACAGATCTGTGGCTGGTTTCTGTTGCAGGGTACCTCCTCAGAGCAGAGCTCCAAAAACCATCATTTTACAACCTGCAGAAAAATTTCAGCCACAATGaattcaagaaaataaatagtagAGAGCTGTTTTGGATCCAATGCTTGGCAATACCAAACAGCTGATGGCAAACCCCACTTTTAGTTCTATACAGCAGGGAGCTGAAAAGATTCAGACACAGAATTAGGACAGGCCAACAGAGGGAGCAGCTCcccctgctcagagccctgctgcagcagaggttGTGGAGCTGGCACAGATCACGTGTAACCAGTTACACCAGCTATAAAAAGGACAGTGGCTCCTGGAATCACAGCTGGGTCTCCAAGAAGTCTTCCACTTTGACACTGAAAACTTCCTTTCAAGGAATCTGCATATGCTACACATGGCAAAGCTTCACACAATGGTAGTTCTGCACAGAGAATTTCATTTTCAGCTCTATACTTGTGGCAAGAGCAGGCTAAGAAGTCAGCCTAGAAGAAACAGCAATAGTACGCTACCATTTGAAATTCAAAGTAGTATTTTACAAAGCTTCCTTGGTTCAGCACCTTGCTAATAGAGGCTATTTAGCTTGTCCAGAACAATAAAATGAGCCAGAGAGTCCAATCAGCCCCCAGTACTTACCTTTACCAGAGTAGCAACTGAATGAACCCGGTGGAGGTTCTTCAGGATGGTCTCACAGAGGTCAGCCACACTAAAGCCAATAGCCCAATTTGTGTATCCCTTTAGTTTGATCACCTCGTAGGCACTAAGGAGACATTGAAATACAACTTCATTAAGATGTCTTCAAGCAAGTCACTGCAAATTACAAGTCTTAAAACCAGTGAATGTTAGCCATTTAAAATTTTTCGAACTCCTGATACACACTGTAAGGTTTGGAATTAAAATGTCCAAGTTATGCTTTTCAACACTAGAGAATAAAGCACAAAATCTACATTATCCCCTATGCATAATAAAGAATCCTGTTGTTCTCACCGGATTagctgaaaacaaaattagCTCCTATCTAGGAAGAGATCCTAGTGTCAAGTAGAAAACCACACTTATACCTGAAAAGCTGTTTCAGTCAGAGGCACAGTGGAATAGGCAAACATGTAGAGTCAAAGCACCACTACACCCTGGAGTTTTAGCCAACATCTGCACACATTTTATCCCAGTGAGTGTACACTCATTTCACAAAAGACTTAGCAACATGTAGTCAACTGTACACAAACTCTCCTGCATCCATGAACAGCATTGTCTCCAGTTCCAACACTCTGCTTACAGAAACATGCTACCTTTTCCTGGGCTTGTGCCCTTTGAACAAAGTTACCCATTGAAGAATCTCCATGTGGGAAAGCAAGCAtccccagctctgggtgctccagCACTTGACTAGGTTTGTTATGCAGTAACCTGTCTCCCTGCAGGATAACAAATCTAACCAGCTGAAACCCTGCATTTCTGTTGTTATAGGACATGAGAAAGCATGACGTGAGCTGCTGCTATTGTAAAGGTGAAAAACAGAAAGTTCAGTTTTTGATTctagcatttttaaattttcaaaggtgatagtggattggagggtgaatgtgCTACCTCTCCAATGACATCAGGTAAATTACTAGTATATTAAGTTTTTCTGCCTCTATGGAGGAATGTAAAATAAtagattgtttacagaaagttgtgtgagaaagttctctgtaagaatgtaaactcagaaggctttagaaaatcttcaGAACTAGGGTAATGCATTTCTATGTTTAAAAAAGCAGTCCCACTCACTCAAGAAACGCTCTACCTAAGAGGACATGAAAGCTGCACCAGAACAGAGGCAGAGTGCAGACAAACTGTTCTCAGCATGGCATCCATCCACATGATCCCTCAGGTCATCATACCTTGCAACCACTTGCTTGTGGATCTCCTTCCAGTTCTCAGGATCTTTGTCAGTTCCCATGGCAGGGTTCAGCTCCTGGAGGCAAACCCCTGCCACGTTCACTCCGCTCCAAACAGCCACTGCAACAGAGGCAGGACATCAGTGCCAACAGCACCTGGCAACTCCCCCCCACCTTTCCTAGCTAAAATAATTGGAAACAAAGGAGGAGCAGCCAGAATCACAGCAATGGCTGAGGCaggttttaagtttttttttagcTACAGTTAAATCTGAGAACTCAGGGAGTCAAACATGAGACTGTTTTAGTACTGGCACTTGGAACAAGTCACTCGTAACATGTGACAGCAGTCAGAGCCTGGAAGTTTCTGAAGTCAGAAACATCAAATTCTAGTAAAAAGGCGTATTTTAGCTACCCAGCCTTTTAGAACTGATTTTAGTCAAAACTGCAGCATTTGCAGTTTCATTAATCAGCATTAGAATTAGCCTTCAAGAAGTCTAATCTTATTTACACAAATAAGAGCATTGCAATATGCAAACTTATAATATCAAGACAGGAATTTGCACCTCTCCCTGAATCCTGGAGGCTCAGAAGCAAGCTCAGTCTCTGTTTCTGGGAAGTCAGCCGGAATGTGGAGTTAGTTCAAAGCAAAAGTAGCTGTAACAATGACACAGGATAAGCTCTGCATGTGCTCAGCCAAACTCTGCTTTCATTGGTACAGGGCTGGCTACAGTAACTGCTGCTGTGGATCAGACACTGTACTTTGATCAAATGCAATGGGACAATGAAGAGGTGGCTCCCTTAGAAATACATAGCACGAAAGTATAAAGAAGTAACAATCTACATGAATGTTCTGCTGCAGCATTTCAGACTTGGAATAAATTAACTGAATTAGGACAGATAAACTTCTTTGATTTTACATTGTAAAAATAGCTTTGTTTTAAACAGCAAGGAGAAAAGTCACAAAATAAGGTAAGGGATAATTTTGTTAGCCTGGATCTGGACTGCTAGAATAACAAACTCTGCTATTGACCTAGCAAGTGCTGATACTGCTTTCAGAGAACTGTGCTACAGGCTGTGGAATGGTACTCCAAAAACTGAGGATAAAGAGAAGAAGCAAGCTGCACCCTTCAAAACACAACCTCACAAAACTATCCTTTTCAGTTCAGGCTTTAATCATACAGCCACCATCACATTTATTAAATATGTGTAGGTATTTTTCCTATACTTCTCTCAACTCTAATCTTcataaaaatacagcaaagtACCAGTTACTGGAGCTCAACTGCAGCTGTTCCTTCAGAATCCTGTAACAAACCTCAAGCCTCAACCTCTGCTATGGAATTGCTCATTCCCAGGGAGGTTAGAACTGCTTCTTACCACTGGAATCACCGTGCTCTCCCAAGATCCAGCCATGGCAGCTGCTTGGATGGATCCCAAGTCTCTCGGACATCAGATAACGGAATCTGGCCGTGTCCAGATTGCAGCCACTTCCAATCACACGGTTTTTTGGCAGCCCACTCAGCTTCCACGTGATATAGGTTAATATATCCACTGAAAGGAAAAGCATGCATGGCAAATGAAACTCCACTCACAGCAAGAATGCCCCAACAATTTCTTTACTGAGTGCAGCAGGGCAATCAGGAGGACTCAAAACACAGTACTGCTCACTGATCAAGGAAGATTGGATCTGGTTGTTTGGGGGATTAAAATGGATACAGTGCTTGAAATTTTGAACAGTAGCTTGATGGGTGCTGAGAAGATTCGAGGAAGGTCTTTAGAGGTTAGATTCCTACCAGCTAAAGTTGGACACACTTTTCTTGGTCACAGTTAAAGCCCTAGGGCATTCAGAACTGGGACTGATCTCATGTGGCTAAAACACTCCAGTAATTTCTTGAATAATGTTCCATTCCAGTTCACCATCACAACAGATTAAACAATTTACAATCAAAAGTCTGAGATTTACATACTCTTTGTAGTTGGTAATTCCTTCAGTTTAATTTGATTTGTGCACTAAGCACTTTCTACTTCAACCACCTCTGCAGCATGAAGAGCCAGATAAGCAATATGCTTTAGCTGCACGTTtctaaaaatacagttttaggaaaaaaaccaacactaGGTAGGGCAGACAAAGATTCgagcagagaaaaaaacctctaaTCCACAGCCcaaagaaacaacaaataaCCAGGCTGCAGG
Protein-coding regions in this window:
- the LDHB gene encoding L-lactate dehydrogenase B chain codes for the protein MATLKDKLISPIAEEAKLPNSKITIVGVGQVGMAAAISVLAKGLCDELALVDVMEDKLKGEMMDLQHGSLFLHTHKIVADKDYAVTANSKIVVVTAGVRQQEGESRLNLVQRNVNVFKFIIPQVVKYSPNCIILVVSNPVDILTYITWKLSGLPKNRVIGSGCNLDTARFRYLMSERLGIHPSSCHGWILGEHGDSSVAVWSGVNVAGVCLQELNPAMGTDKDPENWKEIHKQVVASAYEVIKLKGYTNWAIGFSVADLCETILKNLHRVHSVATLVKGMYGIENEVFLSLPSVLCASGLTSVINQKLKDEEVTQLRKSAETLWNVQKDIKDL